CCGCCAAACCCTGAACGCGCCGGCGTTGTCAGGTTATGGTGTCGCCGATGAAGAAAGACCTCGGCGGCGCGACTGGCGCTTTGTGGTTGCTCGCGCTCGGTTGCTTGCTCAGCGGGTCGGCCTGTCAGTCCAAGCAAGAAAAGCTGGGGGCCGTCCTTTACGGCCGTATGTGCGCGGTCTGCCACGGCATCAATGGCGAAGGATACAAAGCGGACCAGGCGCCCGCCTTGCGCAACGCCGAGTACCTGGCTTCGGCGACGGACGCCCTGTTGCGCGACGGGATCACCAACGGCCGCCGCGGCTCGACCATGTCGGCGTGGGGACGGCAGGCGGCCGGCCCGCTGACGCCGCTGGAGGTCGACGCGCTGATCGCCTTCATGCGCCGCTGGCACCCCAAACGAGACGTGGTGATGGATGAGACGCCGCCCACCGGCGATCGCGGACGGGGCAGCCAGCTTTATTTTACCGAGTGCTCACGCTGTCACGGCGCCCGCGGCGTCGAAGGCCCCAACGCACGACTGCGCAACCCGGGCTTTCTGGCCAACGCCAGCGACGGTTTCTTGCGCCTGGCCTTGCGCAACGGCCGCGCCGGCACGTTGATGCTGGGATTCGCCGGCAAGCTGGGCAATCAAGGCGTCGAGGACGTCCTGGCCTTCATGCGCAGCTGGACGCCCCTGCTTGATGCGACCCTGGCGCAGGCGGCCGCACCGCCCAGCCCGCCGCCGCTGCCGCTCGGCAAGGTGGTGCTCAATCCCAAAGGACCAGCGCCGATCGGGTTTCAGGCCACGCCGGGTGTCACCCCGGCGGC
This portion of the Polyangia bacterium genome encodes:
- a CDS encoding c-type cytochrome yields the protein MKKDLGGATGALWLLALGCLLSGSACQSKQEKLGAVLYGRMCAVCHGINGEGYKADQAPALRNAEYLASATDALLRDGITNGRRGSTMSAWGRQAAGPLTPLEVDALIAFMRRWHPKRDVVMDETPPTGDRGRGSQLYFTECSRCHGARGVEGPNARLRNPGFLANASDGFLRLALRNGRAGTLMLGFAGKLGNQGVEDVLAFMRSWTPLLDATLAQAAAPPSPPPLPLGKVVLNPKGPAPIGFQATPGVTPAAVIKAQLDRHARMGILDARAPSDYLNEHIEGAVSVPFYDPAPYFDKLPKDVWLVCYCACPHAESGQLAEKLRAQG